The Kribbella amoyensis genomic sequence TGGTCGTTCATGTACCACCCGAACCAGGGCATCATCAATCAGGCACTGAGCGCGATCGGCCTGCCCGGCCTGCGGCAGAACTGGGTCGGTGATCCGGATCTGGCGCTGATCAGCCTGCTGTTCATCGGGTTCCCGTTCGTCGCCGGACTGCCGTTCCTGATCATCTACTCCAGCCTGCGCAACATCCCGGCGGAGATCTTCGAGGCCGCCGAGATCGACGGAGTGGGCCGGCTCCGGCGGGTCTGGACGATCGACCTGCCGCTGCTGGCCGCGCAGATCAAGGTGCTGTTCTTCCTGGCCGTCGTCGCCACCCTGCAGTACGGGTTCCTGGCCTACATCGTCACGTCCGGCGGTCCGGACGGCGCGACCTCGGTCCCGGTGCTGCGGATGCTCGACGTCGCCTATCAGGGCGGCGACTGGGGATACGCCGCGGCGCTGTCCACCACGTTGTTCGTGATCACCCTGGCGCTGTCCTGCGTGGTCGTGTTCGTCCGCCGCTCGAACAGCGCGGCCGACGCGAAGGGGATGTGAGCATGCTCGACACTCGCAAAGGCCGGCGCCGGACCACCCCCAGTACGCGGCGACGCTATCGCCGGCGCGGTCAGGTCGGGATCGTCATCGGCCTGACGATCCTGGTCCTGCTCAGTCTCGGTCCGTACGTCTTCATGCTGGGCACGTCCGTCAAGGACAACCTGCAGTTCGCGACCAGCTACTGGTTGCCGACCTGGCCCCTGCACCTCGGCAACTACGCGACCGCCTGGCGGCAGATCAGCCCGTACCTGCTCACCTCGCTGCTGGTCGCGGCCGCGGCGATCGTCGGCATCCTGCTGCTGTCGGCGGTGGCCGGATTCGTCCTGGCCCGGTACTCCTTCCCCGGCCGGCGGTTCCTGTTCGCGATGATCGCGGCGCTGATGATGGTGCCGAGCATCTCCAGCCTGATCCCGCTGTTCGTGATGATGCGCAACCTGGGCCTGCTGAACACGTACGCGGTGCTGATCATCCCGCACGTCGCTGGCGGCGTCGTGCTCGGCACGATCCTGATGAAGACCTTCGTCGAGGGCATCCCGCAGGCCTTGTTCGACGCGGCCCGGACCGACGGGGCGGGCGGGGTCCGGATGTTCACCTCGATCATGCTGCCGCTGTCGATGCCGGTGATCGGCACGGTCGCGCTGGTCACCGTCAACGGGGTCTGGAACGACTTCTTCTGGCCGCTGCTGACGATCACCAAGGACGAGTACCGCACGGTGTCGGTCGGCCTGCTCTTCTTCCACGGCCAGTCCGGCACGGACTACGGCCCGATGTTCGCCGGGTACACGCTGGCGAGCCTGCCGTTGCTGGTCCTGTTCGTCCTGCTGTCCAAGCACTTCCTGGCCGGGGTCCAGGGCGGCTTGCCCGGCAGTCACTGAAACTCCCCGGGCCCAGAGCCCATCTCCAGAAGGGAAAACTCGATGGCGAGACTGCAAGGTCCACGGCGCCCTGGCGTCGCCCGCGTCCTGTCCTGCGCCATACTGGCCGGGGTGCTGTCGCTGACCGCGGCGTGCAACGGCTCCGGGGCCGGCGAGGGTGACCAGGTCACCATCACGATCGCGGGCCCGAACCAGTGGAACTCCGATCCGAAGAGCTTCGGGCCGGCCTGGGACGACCTGGTCAAGCGGTTCGAGGAAGCCGAACCGGGCATCAAGGTCGAGACCACCGTGTTGCCGATCCCCGACTTCATCCAGACCCTGTCCACCCAGCTCACCGCCGGCACCGCGCCCGAGCTCGTCTTCAACCAGGCCCCGCACCAGCCGGACCAGGTGGTCGAGCTGGACGAGTACCTGAACCAGCCGAACCCGTACGTCCCGGGCAACCAGCGCTGGATCGAGATCTTCAACCCCGACCAGTTCGGGCCGAAGTCCGGCAAGGTGCGTAACACCGCCGGGCACTACGAGTGGGTGCCGTTCAACCTGGTGACGATCGGCCTCTACTACAACGCGGACGCGTTCGCGAAGGCCGGCGTGCAGGCCCCGCTGACGACGTACGGCGACTTCGTCGCGGCCTGCCCGAAGCTCAAGGCCGCCGGGTACGCGCCGCTCGCGATGGACAACGGCTGGCTCGGTCAGGGCTGGACCTACACCGTCGTGATGGGCATGTTGATGGACAAGTACTTCGACCGGTGGAACCAGTTCGATGCCGACGGCAAGGAGGGCAAGGCGGCCCAGCTGACCGCCAAGTCGGTCGCCAAGGCCGTGCTCACCGGTGATCTCGACCCGGCCAAGATCCCGGAGGTGGCCGAGGGACTGCGGTTGATCAAGGCGCTGTTCGACGCCTGCGCCACGCCGAACTGGTCCGGCATCTCCGGCGGGGCCTCGTTCGTCGGCGGCAACGACTTCGTCGGTGGCAAGGCGGCGATGGCGTGGGGCACGAACTTCGCCGAGACCAGCCTGGACGCGGTGTCCTGGAAGCACAGCACGATGCCGTTCCCGACGATCGCCGAGGCGGACAGCCCGTTGTCCGACGGGACGCCCGCGCGGTTCGGCGCGGAGACCGGCGGCACGTCTTACATGATCCCGTCGACGACGACGGACGAGAAGCTCGACGCCGCGGTGAAGTTCCTGCAGTTCGCCAGCAGCACCCAGGGCGGGCAGGCGTGGCTGGACAAGTCCGGCGGGATCCCGGCGACCACGGACGGCAAGGCCGCGCCAGGGCTGCAGGGGCTGATGAGCGGTGAGTGGTTCAAGCACCCGCCGCAGGTCACCGGCCTCGATCTCCAGCCGAAGGCGCGGGCCGGCAAACCGTCCTACGACGGCTATCTGCTCGGCACCAAGAACGAGGACGAGACGCTGCGGAAGCTGAAGGAGAACTGGACGACCGCGGCCAAGGAGGCGGCGAAGGACGCGGGCTGGACCGAGAGCTGGGCGCAGACCAAGTGACGGCATTCACCGAGTTCGAGGAGTAGCGATGATCAGATCGATCGGCTCGCTCAGGACCTTGCTGGCGGGGGCGGTACTCACCGCGCTCGCCGCCGGGAGCCTGGTGACGACCGCAGCCGCGGCACCATCCTCGGGGATCACGGGAGTTCGTGCCACCGACCAGGCGATCCAGGTCCAGGGCACCGCCGAACCAGGGACCGAGGTGTCCGTGTACGCGCTCGGGCCGGAGCAGGACGAGTCCGCCTGGTCCGGCAGTACGCCGGTGGCCACCGTCCGCTCCGACGCCACCGGCGCCTTCGACGCAACGGTCTCCCGCGAGGGCGACAACGGGCGGCTCTACTACGACAAGTACGTCGCGGTCGCGGACGGCGCGCTCGTCGGGACCGAGCACCAGGTCGACGACCTGCAGATCACGCCGGCCAACGCCTACCCGCATCCGGCCAGCCCGACGAAGAAGGGGCTGCAGGTCCAGATGACCGCGGACGCCGAGGACCTCGGTGTCGGCCATGCCGCGATCAACGTCCCGTTCAACACACTGATGCAGGTCTCCGACGCGGGCGCCGGGAAGTCCATCCCGTTCGTCTCGCAGGGCCGGACGTTCTACTTCGACGCGACCGAGGTCGGCGGGCTCGACCGGCAGATCAAACCGCTGTCGGACAACCGATCGGTGGTCAACCTGATCCTGCTGCTCTACCGCGACGACCGGCCGAACTCGAGCTGGTCGGTGCTGAAGCACCCGGATGCCGACCTGCGCGGCGGCCCGGTGTTCGCGTTCAATACCAAGACCGCGGAGGGCATCGCGTACTACACGGCCGCCGTCGAGTTCCTGGCCCAGCGGTACACCCGGGCGGACCAGCGCTTCGGCCGGGCGACCGGGTTCATCGTCGGCAACGAGGTGGACGCGCCCTGGATCTGGCAGAACATGGGCGAGAAGCCGATCGACGAGTTCCTCCGGTACTACGAACGCGCGCTCCGGCTGACCTTCCTGGCCACCCGCGCGGCGTACAGCGAGGCCCGGACCTACGTCTCGCTGACGCACTCGTGGGCCAAACCGGTCGGCGACAACCCGAACCAGTACTACCCGGCCAAGGACGTCGTCGACAAGCTGAACGCGCTCACCAAGACGCACGGCGACTACCCGTGGAACGTTGCCTATCACCCCTACCCGGACAACCTGCCCGACCCCCGGTTCTGGCGGGACGGCAACACCACCGACGACCCGGACACCACCCCGAAGATCACCTTGCGCAACATCGAGCTGCTGCCGCAGTACCTGGCCCGGCCCGAGCAGACATACGAAGGTGAGCAGCGCCGGGTCATCCTGTCCGAACAAGGCTGCAACACCCCGGCCGCGACGCCCGAGGCCGAACGCGACCAGGCTGCCTGTTACGCCCTCGCGTACTACAAGGTCGCGTTCCTGCCCGGGATCGACTCGTTCATCCTGCACCGGCACGTCGACCATCGGCAGGAAGGTGGACTCCGGCTCGGCTTGTGGTGGTGGGACGACACCGTCGACGCCCCGGCCGCTCCGAAGACGCGCAAGCTGGTGTACGACGTGTTCCGCGACATCGACACCAGGAAGTCGCTGGAGACCACGCAGTTCGCGCTCGACGTGATCGGGATCGACGACTGGTCCGAGCTGGTTCCGAACTGGGACCCGTCGAAGCTGGCGGTCCGCGAGCCACCGACCACGGTGGGCGCGAGCCGGACCGCGATGCCACGGCAGGCCAGGACGTTGATGGACTTCGCCGACGGCGTCCAGGGATGGCGGGTGTCCGACGGTACCGATCGGGTGACCGCGACGGGCGGCGTACTCCGGACCGACTTCACCTGGGAGCCCGGGTACGCGGCCCAACTCGCCCAGCTGTGGCGTGGGACCGACGTCGTACTCCCGGCCCCGGTCGACACCGGCGGGGCACAGGGTTTGAGCCTCAAGGTCAGGGTTCCGGCGAATGCCGCGGCGGGCACGCGGTTCGTCAAGCTCAAGGCGTACGGCACGGACGGCCGGGTGTTCGAGGGCGCCACCCGGCTCGGCGACGGTGGTGACTGGCAGCAGGCCAGCATCGACCTGTCGGGATGGACCGGCAAGCTGAGCAGGATCAAGGTTTGGGTCCGCGGCAGCACGCAGGCCACGTGGAGCGGTCACTTCGACCTCGACGACATCCAGTTGGCCGGCGTACTCGCTGGCGCCGAGCGGACCGGCAACGTGGCGATCTCCGCGGACGCGCCAGA encodes the following:
- a CDS encoding carbohydrate ABC transporter permease, yielding MAVSSTVVPAAPRRPRRRRLAVYVTLAPVLATLVAFQYYPAVSGIWHSFFDWKPVGRSTFVGLDNYRTMLGDDLWWSSFRNLGVIFVFGVVMWAIPLLAAELLISLRHLRLQFLFRTLLIVPMAFPGVVTALVWSFMYHPNQGIINQALSAIGLPGLRQNWVGDPDLALISLLFIGFPFVAGLPFLIIYSSLRNIPAEIFEAAEIDGVGRLRRVWTIDLPLLAAQIKVLFFLAVVATLQYGFLAYIVTSGGPDGATSVPVLRMLDVAYQGGDWGYAAALSTTLFVITLALSCVVVFVRRSNSAADAKGM
- a CDS encoding carbohydrate ABC transporter permease translates to MLDTRKGRRRTTPSTRRRYRRRGQVGIVIGLTILVLLSLGPYVFMLGTSVKDNLQFATSYWLPTWPLHLGNYATAWRQISPYLLTSLLVAAAAIVGILLLSAVAGFVLARYSFPGRRFLFAMIAALMMVPSISSLIPLFVMMRNLGLLNTYAVLIIPHVAGGVVLGTILMKTFVEGIPQALFDAARTDGAGGVRMFTSIMLPLSMPVIGTVALVTVNGVWNDFFWPLLTITKDEYRTVSVGLLFFHGQSGTDYGPMFAGYTLASLPLLVLFVLLSKHFLAGVQGGLPGSH
- a CDS encoding ABC transporter substrate-binding protein; translation: MARLQGPRRPGVARVLSCAILAGVLSLTAACNGSGAGEGDQVTITIAGPNQWNSDPKSFGPAWDDLVKRFEEAEPGIKVETTVLPIPDFIQTLSTQLTAGTAPELVFNQAPHQPDQVVELDEYLNQPNPYVPGNQRWIEIFNPDQFGPKSGKVRNTAGHYEWVPFNLVTIGLYYNADAFAKAGVQAPLTTYGDFVAACPKLKAAGYAPLAMDNGWLGQGWTYTVVMGMLMDKYFDRWNQFDADGKEGKAAQLTAKSVAKAVLTGDLDPAKIPEVAEGLRLIKALFDACATPNWSGISGGASFVGGNDFVGGKAAMAWGTNFAETSLDAVSWKHSTMPFPTIAEADSPLSDGTPARFGAETGGTSYMIPSTTTDEKLDAAVKFLQFASSTQGGQAWLDKSGGIPATTDGKAAPGLQGLMSGEWFKHPPQVTGLDLQPKARAGKPSYDGYLLGTKNEDETLRKLKENWTTAAKEAAKDAGWTESWAQTK
- a CDS encoding DUF5722 domain-containing protein; amino-acid sequence: MIRSIGSLRTLLAGAVLTALAAGSLVTTAAAAPSSGITGVRATDQAIQVQGTAEPGTEVSVYALGPEQDESAWSGSTPVATVRSDATGAFDATVSREGDNGRLYYDKYVAVADGALVGTEHQVDDLQITPANAYPHPASPTKKGLQVQMTADAEDLGVGHAAINVPFNTLMQVSDAGAGKSIPFVSQGRTFYFDATEVGGLDRQIKPLSDNRSVVNLILLLYRDDRPNSSWSVLKHPDADLRGGPVFAFNTKTAEGIAYYTAAVEFLAQRYTRADQRFGRATGFIVGNEVDAPWIWQNMGEKPIDEFLRYYERALRLTFLATRAAYSEARTYVSLTHSWAKPVGDNPNQYYPAKDVVDKLNALTKTHGDYPWNVAYHPYPDNLPDPRFWRDGNTTDDPDTTPKITLRNIELLPQYLARPEQTYEGEQRRVILSEQGCNTPAATPEAERDQAACYALAYYKVAFLPGIDSFILHRHVDHRQEGGLRLGLWWWDDTVDAPAAPKTRKLVYDVFRDIDTRKSLETTQFALDVIGIDDWSELVPNWDPSKLAVREPPTTVGASRTAMPRQARTLMDFADGVQGWRVSDGTDRVTATGGVLRTDFTWEPGYAAQLAQLWRGTDVVLPAPVDTGGAQGLSLKVRVPANAAAGTRFVKLKAYGTDGRVFEGATRLGDGGDWQQASIDLSGWTGKLSRIKVWVRGSTQATWSGHFDLDDIQLAGVLAGAERTGNVAISADAPEGIGAGKPVRVSVRNDDLRPVSDPLEVKACDGVTLDPAKFPSTGTAPGTTATFDATVARSAPADPYHPSLCFRLAGFDYRVAVTVPPKPVPVAKPVFDFDDGTVQGWQAGPGMASVSAVSGIANGPGIPQAGRYLLDGASTVSSSLQPKTMFVDPSQPLDLSAAKRVVVWVNSYGGAPNATGYEVTLTLRSGTSEQKITQAYKPDQWNEVSLDVTNWAGRSAIDHVEVTMHAVGGDFPSWGAHFQVDSLGWFDTV